Proteins encoded within one genomic window of Mycolicibacterium monacense:
- a CDS encoding carboxylesterase/lipase family protein: protein MHERTVRATISTGTIEGFTRDRVHRWRAIPYAQPPVGRRRFRAPLPAEPWRGVRYCHSVGNCAPQDPKYTLLGVGKRQQMSEDCLTLNVVAPEKPADGPLPVMFFIHGGGYAFGSSATPIYDGAAMARRGCVYVSVNYRLGPLGCMDFSSLSTPENPIDSNLFLRDLVMALRWVRDNIAVFGGDPDNVTIFGESAGAHAVATLLAVPQAKGLFHQAISQSPASGMVRSHEAAAVFAEHFVEFLGARPQDGAAALMAARPAELGDALEHLIRRGMTHMPGAFPVGPSYGTDYLPVEPVAAMAEGSAHRVPLIVGNNLEEGRLFSRFLPLLPMSEPMIETLLADSDAERRDRITAAYPGYPSSSACMQLGGDFAFGTATWQISEAHSRHAPTYVYRYDYAPRTLKWTGLGATHATELLAVFDTYRTRFGALLTAAADRRSAIKVSADVQRRWRAFSRTGTPGDAWAPYSADQRVVRVFDRKPRIEHDPDAHRRQAWEGFTLSAR, encoded by the coding sequence ATGCACGAGCGTACCGTCCGCGCAACCATCAGCACCGGAACGATCGAGGGGTTCACCCGCGACCGGGTCCACCGGTGGCGAGCCATCCCGTACGCCCAGCCACCGGTGGGGCGCCGCCGGTTCCGCGCTCCACTGCCCGCCGAGCCCTGGCGTGGGGTCCGCTACTGCCACAGCGTGGGCAACTGCGCCCCCCAGGACCCGAAGTACACCCTCCTCGGCGTGGGCAAACGCCAGCAGATGAGCGAGGACTGCCTGACGCTCAACGTGGTCGCCCCGGAGAAGCCTGCGGACGGTCCGCTGCCGGTGATGTTCTTCATCCACGGCGGGGGATACGCGTTCGGCAGTTCGGCCACCCCGATCTACGACGGCGCGGCGATGGCCCGCCGTGGATGCGTCTACGTGTCGGTCAACTACCGCCTGGGCCCGCTCGGCTGTATGGACTTCTCGTCGCTGTCCACCCCCGAGAATCCGATCGACAGCAACCTGTTCCTCCGCGATCTGGTGATGGCGCTGCGGTGGGTGCGCGACAACATCGCCGTGTTCGGCGGCGACCCGGACAACGTCACGATCTTCGGGGAGAGCGCCGGTGCCCACGCCGTCGCCACGCTGCTCGCGGTGCCGCAGGCGAAAGGCCTTTTCCACCAAGCGATCTCGCAAAGCCCGGCCAGCGGTATGGTGCGATCCCACGAAGCCGCCGCGGTGTTCGCCGAACACTTCGTCGAGTTTCTCGGCGCCCGCCCCCAGGACGGCGCCGCCGCGCTGATGGCGGCCCGTCCCGCCGAACTCGGTGACGCGCTCGAGCACCTGATCCGTCGCGGTATGACCCATATGCCGGGCGCCTTCCCGGTCGGGCCGTCCTACGGCACCGACTACCTGCCCGTCGAGCCCGTCGCCGCGATGGCCGAGGGCAGCGCGCACCGGGTGCCGCTGATCGTGGGCAACAACCTCGAGGAGGGACGGCTGTTCAGCCGGTTCCTGCCCCTTTTGCCGATGTCGGAGCCGATGATCGAGACGCTGCTGGCCGACTCCGACGCCGAGCGCCGCGACCGGATCACCGCCGCCTACCCGGGCTATCCCAGCTCGTCGGCGTGCATGCAGTTGGGGGGAGACTTCGCGTTCGGCACCGCCACCTGGCAGATCTCCGAGGCCCATTCGCGCCACGCCCCGACCTACGTGTACCGCTACGACTACGCCCCGCGCACGCTGAAGTGGACGGGTCTGGGCGCCACGCACGCGACCGAACTGCTCGCCGTGTTCGACACCTACCGCACGAGGTTTGGAGCGCTGCTGACCGCGGCCGCCGACCGGCGTTCGGCCATCAAGGTGAGCGCGGACGTGCAGCGCCGGTGGCGGGCGTTCAGCCGCACCGGAACCCCCGGCGACGCGTGGGCGCCCTACAGCGCCGACCAGCGTGTGGTGCGCGTATTCGACCGCAAACCACGCATCGAACACGACCCGGACGCCCACCGGAGGCAGGCCTGGGAGGGTTTCACGCTGTCGGCACGCTGA
- a CDS encoding RecQ family ATP-dependent DNA helicase — protein MVAVGERAAELCRTARRVFGWDELHPEQLEAMVAVLAGRDVVAVLPTGSGKSAIYQVPAVLLDGATVVVSPLIALQEDQIAGLADTRAPEAVAINSRQRASQTDDNWAAVHSHEAEYIFVSPEQLANDAVVGRLAEAAVSLIVVDEAHCVSAWGHDFRPDYLRLADAFAQFGNGAPVVALTATASVVVRREIVERLGLRDPLMVVGNFDRPNLTLEVEQFVRDADKRAAVVDTVAGLEVPGLVYTATRKDAERYADALGERGVRAAVYHAGLAAAERERVHESFREDAVDVVVATSAFGMGIDKPNVRFVVHASVPDSLDSYYQQIGRAGRDGGDARVLLFYRAEDLGLARFFTTHRPDADLIEAVYRALDTDKPTRTKALRERLDAQGRRLTNAINLLESADAIRSTRKGFYSNGIPPRVAVEAAIEVVEARERVDRSRVEMMRGYAESRHCRRQFLLTYFGQPLPGPCGNCDRCRDGEGATDADAGGQPAIPVDTAVSHREWGDGVVIGGDTDRVTVLFDDYGYRTLAMAAVTGKNLLTTR, from the coding sequence GTGGTTGCAGTAGGTGAGCGGGCGGCGGAACTGTGCCGCACGGCCCGGCGGGTGTTCGGCTGGGACGAACTGCACCCCGAACAACTCGAGGCGATGGTGGCCGTCCTTGCCGGCCGCGACGTGGTGGCGGTGCTGCCGACCGGTTCGGGTAAGTCCGCGATCTACCAGGTTCCCGCGGTGCTGCTCGACGGCGCCACCGTGGTCGTCTCGCCGTTGATCGCCCTGCAGGAGGATCAGATCGCCGGCCTGGCCGACACCCGTGCCCCCGAGGCCGTCGCGATCAACTCCCGGCAGCGCGCGTCCCAGACCGACGACAACTGGGCTGCGGTGCACAGCCACGAGGCTGAGTACATCTTCGTCTCGCCGGAGCAGTTGGCCAACGATGCTGTCGTCGGCAGGCTCGCCGAGGCGGCGGTGTCGCTGATCGTCGTCGACGAAGCGCACTGCGTGTCGGCGTGGGGGCATGACTTCCGGCCGGATTATCTGCGGTTGGCCGACGCGTTCGCCCAGTTCGGCAACGGGGCGCCGGTGGTGGCGCTCACCGCGACGGCGTCGGTGGTGGTGCGCCGCGAGATCGTGGAACGGTTGGGGCTGCGGGACCCGCTGATGGTCGTCGGCAACTTCGACCGGCCCAACCTGACGCTCGAGGTGGAGCAGTTCGTGCGTGACGCCGACAAGCGCGCCGCGGTGGTGGACACCGTCGCCGGGCTCGAGGTACCGGGGCTGGTCTACACCGCCACCCGCAAGGACGCCGAGCGCTACGCCGATGCGCTGGGTGAGCGGGGCGTCCGCGCGGCGGTGTACCACGCCGGACTGGCCGCCGCCGAACGCGAACGCGTCCACGAGAGTTTCCGTGAGGACGCCGTCGACGTGGTGGTGGCCACCTCGGCGTTCGGGATGGGGATCGACAAACCCAACGTGCGGTTCGTCGTCCACGCGTCGGTGCCCGATTCGCTGGACTCGTACTACCAGCAGATCGGCAGGGCCGGACGCGACGGCGGCGACGCGCGCGTGCTGCTGTTCTACCGGGCCGAGGATCTGGGGCTGGCCCGATTCTTCACCACCCACCGTCCCGACGCCGACCTCATCGAGGCCGTCTACCGGGCGCTCGACACCGACAAACCCACGCGGACCAAGGCGCTGCGCGAACGCCTCGACGCGCAGGGACGCCGGCTGACCAACGCGATCAACCTCCTGGAATCGGCCGATGCAATCCGTTCGACACGAAAAGGGTTCTACTCCAACGGGATCCCGCCTCGCGTTGCGGTGGAGGCCGCGATCGAGGTGGTCGAGGCGAGGGAACGCGTGGACCGCAGCCGCGTCGAGATGATGCGCGGCTACGCCGAATCGCGGCACTGCCGTCGGCAGTTCCTGCTCACCTACTTCGGCCAGCCGCTGCCCGGACCGTGCGGCAACTGCGACCGCTGCCGCGATGGTGAGGGTGCCACCGACGCGGACGCCGGTGGACAGCCCGCCATCCCGGTGGACACCGCCGTTTCCCACCGGGAGTGGGGGGACGGCGTGGTGATCGGGGGCGACACCGACCGTGTCACCGTGCTGTTCGACGACTACGGATACCGCACGCTGGCCATGGCGGCCGTCACCGGGAAGAACCTGCTCACGACGCGGTGA
- a CDS encoding alpha/beta fold hydrolase, producing MAPSPPESVPATTGGTGHRGVWRFGEFVLDTARYELRCGHNVVKVEPQVFDVLTHLVANHDRFVSKEELFDTVWGGRFVGEAALTSRIKAARRALGDDGESQRYIRTVRGRGYQFVATIAADEPAQAPAPEVPAPRQHIAFCRAADGVRLAYAVSGEGPPLVRAANWMTHLGYDIESPVWRHWVRDLSRGHTLIRYDERGCGLSDWEVGDFTFDAWVADLESVVEALGLERFPLMGVSQGGAVAVAYAARHPDRVSRLVLCGAYAKGRAVRAANEEEKRAASLDLDLARVGWGRDDPAFRQVFAAQFLPDGTRADWSAFDQLQRRTTSPDNAVRFLTEFGRIDVCEEAQYVRCPTLVLHSRDDHRVPQRFGEELAALIPAARLVTLNSNNHLLTGTEPAWRVFCTEVGAFLAG from the coding sequence TTGGCCCCGTCACCGCCCGAGTCCGTTCCGGCCACCACCGGTGGCACGGGACACCGCGGCGTCTGGCGGTTCGGCGAGTTCGTCCTCGACACCGCGCGGTACGAATTGCGTTGCGGCCACAACGTCGTCAAGGTCGAGCCGCAGGTGTTCGACGTATTGACCCACCTCGTCGCCAACCACGACCGGTTCGTCAGCAAAGAAGAGTTGTTCGACACCGTGTGGGGTGGGCGGTTCGTCGGAGAGGCCGCGCTGACCAGCCGGATCAAGGCCGCCCGTCGGGCGCTCGGCGACGACGGCGAGTCGCAGCGCTACATCCGCACGGTGCGCGGCCGCGGCTATCAATTCGTCGCGACTATCGCGGCGGACGAACCCGCGCAGGCTCCGGCGCCCGAGGTGCCGGCGCCGCGTCAGCACATCGCGTTCTGCCGCGCCGCCGACGGGGTCCGGTTGGCGTACGCGGTCTCCGGCGAAGGGCCACCGCTGGTCCGGGCCGCCAACTGGATGACCCACCTCGGCTACGACATTGAGAGCCCGGTGTGGCGGCACTGGGTGCGCGACCTGTCGCGTGGCCACACCCTCATCCGGTACGACGAACGCGGCTGCGGGCTTTCCGACTGGGAGGTCGGCGATTTCACCTTCGACGCCTGGGTGGCCGATCTGGAATCCGTCGTCGAAGCGCTCGGGCTCGAGCGCTTCCCGCTCATGGGAGTGTCCCAGGGCGGGGCGGTGGCGGTGGCCTACGCCGCCCGCCACCCGGACCGGGTCAGCCGGCTGGTGCTCTGCGGCGCCTATGCGAAAGGCCGCGCGGTGCGCGCCGCCAACGAGGAGGAGAAGCGGGCGGCCTCACTGGATCTCGACCTCGCCCGGGTCGGTTGGGGTCGTGACGATCCTGCGTTCCGGCAGGTGTTCGCCGCGCAGTTCCTGCCCGACGGGACCCGCGCAGACTGGTCCGCGTTCGATCAGCTGCAGCGCCGGACCACATCCCCGGACAACGCGGTGCGGTTCCTCACCGAATTCGGCCGCATCGACGTCTGCGAGGAGGCCCAGTACGTGCGCTGCCCGACGCTGGTCCTGCACTCGCGCGACGATCACCGGGTGCCGCAACGCTTCGGCGAGGAGCTGGCGGCGTTGATCCCTGCCGCGCGGTTGGTGACGCTGAACAGCAACAACCACCTGCTGACGGGCACCGAACCGGCATGGCGGGTGTTCTGCACCGAGGTGGGCGCCTTCCTGGCCGGCTGA
- a CDS encoding hypervirulence associated TUDOR domain-containing protein: MSDQEFKKGDKVTWQSHGSTAEGEVVEKITSETEAAGRKVKASKDEPQYRVVSDKSGNDAVHKPGALDKK; encoded by the coding sequence ATGAGCGATCAGGAATTCAAGAAGGGCGACAAGGTCACCTGGCAGAGCCACGGCAGCACCGCCGAGGGCGAGGTCGTCGAGAAGATCACCTCCGAGACCGAGGCGGCGGGCCGGAAGGTCAAGGCGTCCAAGGACGAACCGCAATACCGGGTGGTCAGCGACAAGAGCGGAAACGACGCCGTGCACAAGCCAGGTGCGCTCGACAAGAAGTGA
- a CDS encoding DoxX family protein has product MLIRRIARPMLSAVFIGRGVEALRSPKPAADAAKPTIEGLSKLPDPVGTNVPTNPETVARITAGVQIGGGLLLASGKLPRLASAALAFSVVPGSLGGHMFWNETDPERKADERRAFLTDVSLIGGLIIAAVDTEGKPSLGWRSRRAAHKVTAALPVGAAAGGSLADSEFAEKLGHGLHVGAERGRELAGVARERGSELAEVASKRGAELAEVASKRSAEFAEIASKRGAEFAEVASKRSAELADVASKRGAVLAEVARERGSEWAEVARDRAPELADAAKGRSAELALLARERANELAETTRKQAKQAQKQARKDAKRRLR; this is encoded by the coding sequence TGCGGCCAAACCGACGATCGAAGGGCTGAGCAAACTGCCCGACCCGGTCGGCACCAACGTGCCCACCAACCCCGAGACCGTCGCCCGCATCACCGCCGGCGTACAGATCGGCGGCGGGCTGCTGCTGGCCTCCGGCAAGCTCCCGCGTCTCGCCTCCGCGGCGCTGGCGTTCAGCGTGGTGCCGGGCAGCCTTGGCGGCCACATGTTCTGGAACGAGACCGATCCGGAACGCAAAGCCGACGAGCGCCGCGCCTTCCTCACCGACGTCAGCCTGATCGGTGGCCTGATCATCGCGGCCGTCGACACCGAGGGCAAACCGTCGCTGGGCTGGCGCAGCCGCCGCGCGGCGCACAAGGTCACCGCTGCGCTGCCGGTCGGCGCGGCCGCAGGCGGATCGCTGGCCGACAGCGAATTCGCCGAGAAGCTCGGCCACGGTCTGCACGTCGGCGCCGAGCGGGGTCGCGAACTGGCCGGCGTCGCCCGTGAGCGCGGATCCGAACTGGCCGAAGTGGCGAGCAAGCGCGGTGCCGAGCTGGCCGAGGTGGCGAGCAAGCGCAGCGCGGAGTTCGCCGAGATCGCGAGCAAGCGCGGTGCGGAATTCGCCGAAGTGGCGAGCAAGCGCAGCGCGGAACTGGCCGACGTCGCGAGCAAGCGCGGCGCGGTGCTGGCCGAGGTGGCTCGTGAGCGCGGCAGCGAATGGGCCGAAGTGGCCCGCGATCGGGCACCCGAACTCGCCGACGCCGCGAAGGGACGCAGCGCCGAACTGGCGCTGCTGGCGCGTGAACGGGCCAACGAACTCGCCGAGACCACCCGCAAGCAGGCCAAGCAGGCCCAGAAGCAGGCCCGCAAGGACGCCAAACGCCGACTGCGCTGA
- a CDS encoding RDD family protein: protein MTTGDYPPQPGQPQYGQQPQYGQPQYGQQPQYGQPGGYPPPFGGQVPGTLGMRFLARLIDGIIVGLVGGLVLALVDAMSNVWITGLFTGALSFLYYVVFEVTQGWTPGKKLLGMSVRGPGGAAKPTASQSAIRNLFTLLPIIPFIGGLLGVIAIVVIAVTINNSPTKQGKHDEMAGGTQVVKG from the coding sequence ATGACAACCGGTGACTACCCCCCTCAACCGGGCCAGCCCCAGTACGGCCAGCAACCTCAGTACGGTCAGCCGCAATACGGGCAGCAGCCGCAGTACGGCCAACCCGGCGGATATCCCCCACCGTTCGGCGGTCAGGTTCCGGGCACCCTCGGGATGCGCTTCCTGGCCCGGCTGATCGACGGCATCATCGTCGGCCTCGTCGGCGGTCTGGTCCTCGCCCTCGTCGATGCCATGTCCAACGTCTGGATCACCGGCCTGTTCACCGGTGCGCTGTCGTTCCTGTACTACGTCGTCTTCGAGGTGACGCAGGGCTGGACCCCGGGTAAGAAGCTGCTGGGCATGAGCGTGCGCGGTCCGGGCGGTGCGGCCAAGCCGACGGCGTCGCAGTCGGCCATCCGCAACCTGTTCACCCTGCTGCCGATCATCCCGTTCATCGGTGGCCTGCTCGGCGTGATCGCGATCGTGGTGATCGCGGTGACGATCAACAACAGCCCGACCAAACAGGGCAAGCACGACGAGATGGCCGGTGGCACACAGGTGGTCAAGGGCTGA
- a CDS encoding polyprenol monophosphomannose synthase: MTDPAAEAQRQARADIRPSQRTLVIIPTYNERENLPLIVKRVHDACPQVHILVVDDGSPDGTGELADELALSDPDRVHVMHRASKDGLGAAYLAGFAWGLGRGYTVLVEMDADGSHAPEQLHRLLDAVDAGADLVIGSRYVPGGTIRNWPRRRYALSKTANTYARVLLGVDIHDITAGYRAYRREVLEKIDLAAVDSKGYCFQIDLTWRTINNGFVVVEVPITFSERELGQSKMSGSNIREAMLKVADWGIRGRFDRARGLEYRR; this comes from the coding sequence ATGACCGACCCGGCCGCGGAAGCGCAGCGCCAGGCTCGCGCGGACATCCGCCCGAGTCAGCGGACGCTGGTCATCATCCCGACCTACAACGAGCGGGAGAACCTGCCGTTGATCGTCAAGCGGGTGCACGACGCGTGTCCGCAGGTGCACATCCTCGTCGTCGACGACGGCAGCCCCGACGGCACCGGTGAACTCGCCGACGAGTTGGCGCTGTCCGATCCCGACCGCGTGCACGTCATGCACCGCGCCAGCAAGGACGGGCTGGGCGCGGCGTATCTGGCCGGGTTCGCGTGGGGGCTGGGCCGTGGCTACACGGTGCTGGTCGAGATGGACGCCGACGGCAGCCACGCACCCGAGCAGCTACACCGGCTGCTCGACGCGGTCGATGCGGGCGCCGACCTGGTGATCGGCTCGCGATACGTTCCGGGCGGCACGATCCGCAACTGGCCGCGCCGCCGGTACGCGCTGTCCAAGACGGCCAACACCTATGCCCGCGTGCTGCTCGGGGTGGACATCCACGACATCACCGCCGGCTACCGCGCCTACCGGCGTGAGGTGCTCGAGAAGATCGACCTGGCGGCGGTCGATTCGAAGGGGTACTGCTTCCAGATCGACCTGACCTGGCGGACCATCAACAACGGCTTCGTCGTCGTCGAGGTGCCGATCACGTTCAGCGAACGTGAACTGGGTCAGTCGAAGATGAGTGGGTCGAACATCCGCGAGGCCATGCTCAAGGTCGCGGACTGGGGCATCCGCGGGCGCTTCGACCGCGCCCGCGGACTCGAATACCGGCGCTGA
- a CDS encoding SCO6745 family protein, giving the protein MSRAPELARRLFDRIEPVHAVTYFAPEARSALDGLGYRGFWMGYFAARSAPLGRVPADVVTAIFYNFAPERVAKALPAAWAVAPPEAALAARERSAVAALQRCGVRDDEQVRTAAALAAKAARALPVDGRPLYAANKSLDWPEDPVAVLWHATTLLREHRGDGHVAVLAAAGLSGRECNVLHAAAGRVPREMIMRSRDYDDAQWKYHADCLAQRGLLDGAGELTAGGHAFKQRIEDSTDALACAALDALDDDEVETLFQTLTPITRAVVAAEIVPSATPMGLSRDDLEDASAHLR; this is encoded by the coding sequence GTGAGTAGAGCTCCGGAACTGGCCCGCCGCCTGTTCGACCGTATCGAACCCGTGCACGCCGTCACGTACTTCGCCCCGGAAGCCCGTTCGGCCCTCGACGGCCTCGGTTACCGCGGATTCTGGATGGGGTATTTCGCCGCCCGCTCGGCACCGCTGGGCCGGGTCCCCGCCGACGTGGTGACCGCGATCTTCTACAACTTCGCCCCCGAACGGGTGGCCAAGGCGCTGCCCGCGGCCTGGGCGGTCGCTCCGCCGGAGGCGGCGCTGGCGGCCAGGGAGCGGTCGGCGGTGGCCGCGCTCCAGAGATGCGGTGTGCGTGACGACGAGCAGGTGCGCACCGCAGCCGCACTGGCCGCGAAGGCCGCGCGGGCTCTCCCGGTGGACGGCAGGCCGCTGTACGCGGCGAACAAATCACTGGACTGGCCGGAGGACCCGGTCGCCGTCCTGTGGCATGCGACGACCCTGTTGCGCGAGCATCGCGGCGACGGGCACGTCGCGGTGCTGGCCGCGGCGGGGTTGAGCGGCCGTGAGTGCAACGTGCTGCACGCGGCCGCGGGCCGGGTGCCGCGCGAGATGATCATGCGCAGCCGCGATTACGACGACGCCCAGTGGAAGTACCACGCCGACTGTCTGGCACAGCGCGGATTGCTCGACGGCGCCGGTGAACTCACCGCGGGCGGCCACGCGTTCAAACAGCGGATCGAGGACTCCACCGACGCGCTGGCGTGCGCCGCCCTCGACGCGCTCGACGACGACGAGGTCGAGACGCTGTTCCAGACGCTGACGCCGATCACCCGTGCCGTGGTCGCCGCGGAGATCGTGCCCAGCGCAACTCCGATGGGGCTGTCCCGTGACGACCTCGAGGATGCGAGCGCCCATCTGCGCTGA
- the rbpA gene encoding RNA polymerase-binding protein RbpA, translated as MADRVLRGSRLGAVSYETDRNHDLAPRQVARYRTDNGEEFDVPFADDAEIPGTWLCRNGLEGTLIEGDVPEPKKVKPPRTHWDMLLERRSVEELEELLKERLDLIKTKRRGS; from the coding sequence ATGGCTGATCGTGTCCTGAGAGGCAGTCGCCTCGGAGCTGTGAGCTACGAGACCGACCGCAACCACGACCTGGCGCCGCGTCAGGTCGCTCGCTACCGCACCGACAACGGCGAAGAGTTCGACGTGCCGTTCGCCGACGACGCCGAGATCCCCGGCACGTGGCTGTGCCGCAACGGCCTGGAGGGCACCCTGATCGAGGGTGACGTTCCCGAGCCGAAGAAGGTCAAGCCGCCGCGTACCCACTGGGACATGCTGCTCGAACGTCGCAGCGTCGAGGAACTCGAGGAGCTGCTCAAGGAGCGCCTCGACCTGATCAAGACCAAGCGGCGCGGCAGCTGA
- a CDS encoding DUF7064 domain-containing protein, whose protein sequence is MAHTADLVIERPADLTADWLTTVLGAGTVTQFGFDRIGTGQMSECYRVSLTYADAATAGPESVVLKVAATDVNSRQTGLALGLYEREVRFYTDIAPGLPGPVAPCYHAAYNAETGAFDLLLGDAAPAVVGDEIRGATVEQATLALAELGRVHGPLLGNATLADADWLNRESPMNQVLLGQLWAGFADRYGDAIAPEHRAVCERLVAVFDAYLDAESAADRPHGLIHGDYRLDNMLFGQAGADRPLTVVDWQTVTWGPAFTDVAYFLGCALPVEDRRAHYDALLRAYHEALGAQALVDLDTVRDGVRRQSFFGVMMAIVSSMLVARTERGDEMFMTMLRRHCEHVLDTDALAALPEPGDDEPLQPAAADEGSHQPGDEELWNESWYFDFADGAQDVGGWVRLGLYPNRNAAWINALVCGPGMPTIGIVDFDAPLPADYTETTTDTAHLGLEPVEPLRTYRVTVRGRGEAHDDPAALLRGEAGRPVDLTMDLTWTTVGTPYRYRITTRYEIACTVSGTVTADGREYRFDAVPGQRDHSWGVRDWWAMDWVWNALHLDDGTHLHGVDLRIPEIGPMSIGYVQPPDAALTETTQMTAAATFADTGLPVTTSLTVQPGDLTVDVDIRGFAPVMLTAADGRVSHFPRAWAAVTTGDGRTGIGWVEWNRNIARS, encoded by the coding sequence GTGGCTCACACTGCAGACCTCGTCATCGAACGTCCCGCGGACCTCACCGCCGACTGGCTGACCACCGTGCTGGGCGCGGGAACCGTCACCCAATTCGGCTTCGACCGCATCGGCACCGGCCAGATGAGTGAGTGCTACCGCGTTTCGCTCACCTATGCCGACGCCGCGACCGCCGGGCCGGAATCGGTGGTCCTCAAGGTCGCCGCAACCGACGTCAACAGCCGCCAGACGGGATTGGCGCTCGGACTCTACGAACGCGAGGTGCGGTTCTACACCGACATCGCACCTGGACTGCCCGGTCCGGTCGCGCCCTGCTATCACGCCGCCTACAACGCCGAGACCGGTGCGTTCGACCTGCTGCTGGGCGATGCGGCGCCCGCCGTCGTCGGCGACGAGATCCGCGGCGCGACGGTCGAGCAGGCGACGCTCGCGCTGGCCGAACTCGGCCGGGTGCACGGTCCGCTGCTGGGCAACGCCACCCTCGCCGACGCCGACTGGCTCAACCGCGAGTCGCCGATGAACCAGGTGCTGCTCGGCCAGCTGTGGGCCGGCTTCGCCGACCGCTACGGGGATGCGATCGCGCCGGAGCACCGCGCGGTCTGCGAGCGGCTGGTCGCGGTGTTCGACGCCTACCTCGACGCCGAGTCCGCCGCGGACCGACCGCACGGCCTCATCCACGGCGACTACCGACTCGACAACATGCTGTTCGGCCAGGCCGGCGCCGACCGACCGTTGACCGTCGTCGACTGGCAGACCGTCACCTGGGGTCCGGCGTTCACCGACGTCGCCTATTTCCTGGGATGCGCACTGCCGGTGGAGGATCGGCGCGCACACTACGACGCGCTGCTGCGCGCCTACCACGAGGCGCTCGGCGCGCAGGCGCTGGTGGACCTCGACACCGTGCGCGACGGGGTCCGGCGCCAGAGCTTCTTCGGCGTGATGATGGCGATCGTCTCCTCGATGCTCGTCGCGCGCACCGAACGCGGCGACGAGATGTTCATGACCATGCTGCGCCGCCACTGCGAACACGTCCTCGACACCGACGCCCTCGCCGCGCTGCCCGAACCGGGCGACGACGAACCGCTGCAGCCCGCCGCCGCCGACGAGGGCTCACATCAGCCCGGCGACGAGGAGTTGTGGAACGAGAGCTGGTACTTCGACTTCGCCGACGGCGCACAGGATGTCGGCGGCTGGGTCCGGCTCGGGCTCTACCCGAACCGCAACGCCGCCTGGATCAACGCACTCGTGTGCGGACCCGGCATGCCGACCATCGGCATTGTGGACTTCGACGCCCCTCTGCCGGCCGACTACACCGAAACCACCACCGACACTGCGCATCTCGGTCTCGAACCGGTGGAACCCCTGCGCACCTACCGGGTCACCGTCCGCGGTCGTGGCGAAGCGCACGACGACCCCGCCGCACTGCTCCGAGGTGAAGCGGGCCGTCCCGTCGACCTGACCATGGATCTGACGTGGACGACCGTCGGCACGCCCTATCGGTACCGCATCACGACCCGCTACGAGATCGCCTGCACGGTCTCGGGCACGGTGACCGCCGACGGCCGCGAATACCGCTTCGACGCGGTGCCCGGACAGCGGGACCACTCGTGGGGGGTGCGCGACTGGTGGGCCATGGACTGGGTGTGGAACGCGCTGCACCTCGACGACGGCACCCATCTGCACGGGGTCGATCTGCGGATCCCCGAGATCGGGCCGATGAGCATTGGTTACGTGCAGCCGCCGGACGCCGCCCTGACCGAGACCACGCAGATGACCGCCGCGGCGACGTTCGCCGACACCGGCCTGCCGGTCACCACATCGCTGACGGTGCAACCCGGCGACCTCACCGTCGACGTCGACATCCGCGGTTTCGCGCCGGTGATGCTCACCGCCGCCGACGGCCGTGTCAGTCACTTCCCGCGGGCCTGGGCGGCGGTGACCACCGGCGACGGCCGCACCGGCATCGGCTGGGTGGAGTGGAACCGCAACATCGCCCGCTCCTGA
- a CDS encoding YnfA family protein, whose amino-acid sequence MTGVLVLKSAALFVLAALLEIGGAWLVWQGVREHRGWIWAGAGVIALGAYGFVAAFQPDAHFGRILAAYGGVFVAGSLLWGVVVDGFRPDRWDLTGALVCLVGVGLIMYAPR is encoded by the coding sequence CTGACGGGCGTGCTCGTGCTGAAGTCCGCCGCCCTGTTCGTCCTCGCCGCCCTGCTCGAGATCGGCGGCGCCTGGCTGGTGTGGCAGGGGGTGCGTGAACACCGCGGCTGGATCTGGGCGGGGGCCGGGGTCATCGCGCTCGGCGCCTACGGATTCGTGGCCGCGTTTCAGCCCGACGCCCACTTCGGCCGCATCCTGGCCGCGTACGGCGGGGTGTTCGTCGCGGGGTCGCTGCTGTGGGGTGTGGTGGTCGACGGGTTCCGGCCCGACCGCTGGGACCTCACCGGTGCGCTGGTCTGCCTGGTCGGGGTGGGGCTCATCATGTACGCCCCGCGCTGA